In Venenivibrio stagnispumantis, a single window of DNA contains:
- a CDS encoding nucleotidyltransferase domain-containing protein, protein MEKKVRLSDREIKIIKETAKDIFGSNVKIYIFGSRADLNKKGGDIDIFIETDKKTSLQDELKFLAKLEIQGIERKVDLVVKNPYTKEKSIFKEAKEKGVLI, encoded by the coding sequence ATGGAAAAAAAAGTTAGGCTATCGGATAGAGAAATTAAAATAATAAAGGAAACTGCAAAAGATATATTTGGCAGTAATGTAAAAATTTATATTTTTGGCTCAAGGGCAGATTTGAATAAAAAAGGTGGAGATATTGATATTTTTATAGAAACAGACAAAAAAACATCCTTGCAAGATGAACTAAAATTTTTAGCTAAACTTGAAATCCAAGGAATAGAAAGAAAAGTTGATTTAGTAGTAAAAAATCCATACACAAAAGAAAAAAGCATATTTAAAGAAGCCAAGGAAAAAGGAGTTCTAATTTGA